A stretch of the Arachis stenosperma cultivar V10309 chromosome 6, arast.V10309.gnm1.PFL2, whole genome shotgun sequence genome encodes the following:
- the LOC130934203 gene encoding uncharacterized protein LOC130934203 has translation MSEQDGSRKEKSKPRVRATTIDEFLKENGIVVEIDGLSSELSDDVGDSLPLNENYYSHVMEDVDDDEGKPKKKKTQGKTTCKEIYARTMEQREEVIFDIGQPLGPTDQGVSNLTSFVGTISRNKRFEGAYNNVDIMQTKFILPDNGEKWVIQAIRDAWKRVKGKIKQKHFVPFDTIEDMVKNRPTQVPEGHFIKLIYYWSHPTIQQSMSEKNKKHKEHQKFPHRMGPINFGRVRVALRATKETSDEPKRFEMFIATRTSQKRKEVDQETQDAIEDFQNRQAAGETDEEAFESLFGKDLPGRVKCYGKSVTRSDLKKHAEISELKQQHQEQVTSLKAELGNMKAK, from the exons ATGTCGGAGCAAGATGgatcaagaaaggaaaagagcaAGCCAAGGGTAAGGGCTACAACTATTGATGAATTCTTAAAAGAAAATGGGATAGTTGTAGAAATTGACGGACTAAGCTCTGAACTAAGTGATGATGTGGGAGATAGCTTACCACTTAATGAAAATTATTATTCACATGTGATGGAGGACGTTGATGATGACGAAG GAAagccaaagaaaaagaaaacccAGGGAAAAACAACTTGCAAAGAGATTTATGCAAGAACTATGGAACAGCGGGAAGAAGTTATTTTTGATATTGGACAGCCATTAGGACCCACCGATCAAGGTGTGTCTAATTTAACTAGTTTTGTTGGCACAATTAGTAGAAATAAAAGATTT gAAGGTGCATATAACAATGTTGATATCATGCAGACCAAGTTTATCCTCCCAGATAATGGAGAAAAGTGGGTGATCCAAGCAATTCGGGATGCTTGGAAGCGGGTCAAGGGAAAGATTAAGCAGAAGCACTTTGTTCCCTTTGATACTATCGAAGATATGGTGAAAAATCGACCGACACAAGTTCCAGAAGGTCATTTCATAAAATTGATCTATTATTGGAGTCATCCTACAATCCAG CAG TCAATGAGTGAAAAGAATAAGAAACACAAAGAACACCAAAAGTTTCCACATCGCATGGGGCCAATTAATTTTGGAAGAGTACGAGTGGCTCTG CGCGCGACAAAGGAAACAAGTGACGAACCAAAAAGGTTTGAAATGTTCATTGCTACTCGAACAAGTCAGAAAAGGAAGGAAGTTGATCAGGAAACACAAGATGCAATT GAAGACTTCCAAAACCGGCAAGCTGCTGGTGAAACGGATGAGGAAGCTTTTGAGTCTTTATTTGGAAAAGACCTACCAGGTCGGGTTAAGTGCTATGGAAAATCTGTTACACGAAGTGATTTAAAAAAGCATGCAGAAATTTCTGAACTCAAGCAACAGCACCAAGAGCAAGTCACATCTTTGAAAGCTGAACTTGGAAACATGAAGGCTAAATAG